From the Octopus sinensis unplaced genomic scaffold, ASM634580v1 Contig18731, whole genome shotgun sequence genome, the window ACCGGATCCCTATGGCTATCTTTAAGAAGGCCCCTCCGTTGTTGATCACCGCCTTACAGGCCCTGTTTAGCGGGAGCTTGCGACTTGGGACGATCCCCTCTAGATGGAAAGTGGCCTAGGTAATCCTTATCGGAAAACCCAGGATGCCTCATGATGTCCCCGGGGGATACAGACCTATTTCCTTGCTTCCCGCTGTAATTATGACGATCTTAcaccaaatacatttaatactatattcgattatattttgaaacaatttgaagagcgatttaacgaatttaaaaaaattgaactcTAACTTCAATTAACTGCAGCACCACATACTGTTTCGATTGAGAATGtgccattggaatttcaaattgaattattgaaattaaaaatgatttaattttgataaataaatttaataaaagcgAAGATTTGTTGAATGTATGGAAATCAGCGACAGATTATCCAAATTTACGTGAAATCGCACCCCTGTCTTAGGGAAAACAGTTTCTCAATTCTATCCAGTCGATCATCAGACACAcaagaataaatgtattttttattttagatacGTACAAACGGGCACTCTCTTCGAAAAGTGCTTGCACTGATCATCATGAACTGAATAAAACTGCCTGTTGACAAATACCTGTCTGCCAGGagaagtttaattaattaaaaataatagaagatcaaaatattagaaaaaatcagaatagtagaaaagatcagaatattataaaaaaatcagaataaagaataaaatgttagaaaaaataaatttaaaaaagtctgtataaatgcatattaattaattgataaaatgaatacaaattcactcgcaaaatatactttatacaagatattttaccagtaatcaatttaattaatagtcaaacaaataaaaaaacgaaaatattgtaaaaattaaacataaaagcaagaaagaataaaataagaattaactacatacacgcacaacaaaagaaaataatataacgtgcgtagtaatttatcgtagttaattcataagataaaaacatttaaaaataaaataaataacatttaatgtcTAAATCTGTTTTAATTCTGCTCGGAACGTAAATTCAAAACACTATAAGATATGTGGCGTGCCTCACCTACGACGTGGTGGCATTCCACAATAAATGTGAAAAAGAGCCGCAAACTCCCTATCCCTTCTTCATGGAGACGTGGATGGTGTTGTGCATTTCTACTTATCTCTGGCGTTGTCAAACCAATTTCAGGAACAGCTCTGATTAATGTCCAAGTCAACTCGATGGAATTCGAACAAAGATTATGGAACTTGGACGATTTTTTCAGTCCAACTCAGTGTATATTGCTTTAATTCAGGAGTCAAAACTTACACACAAAGATTCAACCCCAACTTTCCCTGGATATTCCGTGTTCCGTAAACTTGGAAAAGCTAGAGGCCTCCTAACCTTTATCCGCAATCAGATTAATGGTATGGACCTATCAAACAAGATATCGGCCATTATGGACATGGATTATCCTTTAGAACAAACCACAGTGAAAATAAGTTTGAGATCCTTCcggatgacgatatatatacctCCTGCGTCTTCATGTTATAGAGGATATCGTCCTAAACTTGCAGATTTTATAAGattggaaaaaatattaatatgcgGGGATTTGAATGCAAAAAGCCTTTTATGGTATAAAAACCAACGATTGGACTAAAGAGGATCTATAATATTGGACAGATGGACAACTTATTAATTCTGAACGACCGGAACAAACATACAAGAACTCCTTCCAGAAATGGTGACTCCCGAACGTCACCTGATATAACTCTAGCTGCCCCATCCATTGCCCAAACAATCATGTGGGACGTTATTTATGACAGCACATCTTCTTAACGATGGCAAGATCTACTGGAGGTCCCCTTGAAGAGGAGTATCTTGCCTATAAGAATTGtgttagaaaatttgaaaaaaccttACCCTTTGGACATTGATTAAGAATTCGAgataaggaaaagataaaaggagACGCACTGACACCGGGATCACTTAATTAGACGATTACTATTCCTCTTTTCTGTGTTCCAggggttaaataataatataaaaatgggtTTCGTTGTACTTTCAAAAGCAAATcttcaaaaaatttaaaaaatcaaagagTTTAGGGATCTTAATGAAGTGattgaaaaagtgaaaaacaGATTGAAAATTCACACAAAAAATTTTGAATTCTCTGACGGAAAGGAATTTATTCGAAAAAACAATTGCTTACTCAGATTTTTTTGTATAGAAAAGGAAGAAGCAAAATCTACCTTTTTACACGAAATGAGattgaaaatgttattaaaaactGTGTTTTTTGTTGGGTATAATTCATTTTCTCTTGTGTCGTATGTATAGATTAAATGAAGCAGGAAATTGAAAGGACATTCGATTGTGTCAATATTGTTGACCCAAAATGTCGAAATCAGATTTGACACGTCAATTATGACTGAAACGAAAGTTCAATTCAATAAACCTGATATTTTCGTTTATgataataggaaaaaaatttgatttaatcgaAATGAGAATTACCTCGAAAGATCGTTTAGAGCAGCGtttctcaaatgcggcccccaggatttttttgcggcccctctagagtaactaacttttttaattttttaataatgttaaaatttaattatttatctttaaggttaaacatatccataattggtgatttaattaagcaatttgaagcacgttttgggtacatttatataaatttaattttagaattttaaagaattccttcctttaatgaaaatatttgcaactccattcagcgtggaaattaaggatgcgcctgcaaaattcaactagaactcattaatttacaacatgataaAGAAAtggcggcattgttcaaaaatgcgtctattattaatttttacgaattaattcctcaagaaGCCTATCTCTGACACTCAGAGACTACGAAGTGCGATCcgttgaaaacttttggaaggtGGAATACGTGCTGCTGTGAGGACTCTGGCGGACCAACACCGTATAATTGAGCCGTCTGAACAGTCCTATGCATCACTTGTTGAACGTCACCCAAGTCCCCCAGACGACCATCGGATTCCTCCTTGCCCAGGACAATTACCCAATCTACTTGTCTCCGAAGAAGACGTAAAAGATGGGATTCTCTCCTTTGTACCGAGCAGCAGTGGTGGACTAGATGGGCCCTGTCCGGGCCATCTCAAAGATCTTATTGGTCGCAACACGGGCAATTCTGGGGTCCGGCTCGTGCTGGCCATCACTAAACTAATGAACAGGATGCTATCAGGGACACTGCCTGAAACAATTCGACATGTAATGTTTTCTGCCAAGCTAATCGCATTCGACAAGAAAGGAGGGGGAGTACGCCCTATTGCTGTTGGACTGGTCTTTCGTCGTTTGGCCTCAAAGCCTGTTTGCAGAGCAATCCTGCCTACGTTGATAACACAAATACAACCAGCCCAAATTGGGGTCGGTTCACCGGGGGGTTGTGAAGCGGCAATTGATGCTGTCCGAACATTCACTGAAAAGAACGAGGACACTCctttttgtaatctttttgtaATCTTTTAGCGTGGGAGATAAAGTAAgaattaaaaacattaataaataggtACGGGTTAAAAAGGACTTTGGAACAAATCCTTCATTGCGACTGGATAAGTTTGAGTCTCCGTATTCTTCCGCTgcagaaataattaatattttatcgaataatcgcgttgaggtagttttaaatattttaatttaatagataaaaaattcgaAAAGAGAAATATCGACAGTACTAATGACCAGACTAAAAAAATAGTTACAGTAAAACCTTTCGAATCCGCCGAATTTTTtcaagaatagaatagaatagtgtttattgaccgaaaagaaaaagaaaaaacaaggaagaaatcatcaacggggagataaaaacaaggcaccgaagtgtctctttccatgcgtaTCCCCAATTTGTAGTCATAGTTGACAACGattctccaagaccatccggatcgtgggcacagagaattcttgtgagtcttttaaccttccgtcaagttgtactccgtaagccaatttcatagcgaaacgtcttgtcttttccaactgttcgatcaggtagtcactctcctccgtaccgtaccagccctcgtagccatatgtgaggactggctgcacacacgttttgtatacgtagatgtacgtttccggatccagatggaacctggttaagcttttgaggatcctcacactcctctttctctgattTGCTATATGCTCTACGTATGAGCCACGACAGTTGATGGTTGCTCCcaggtaataaagattttttgcTTTTCGAGAGATCCATCACATAACTACTCATCGCATATGCACACGACTCCGCATAGCGACTCCCTCTCCGCAACCATGAAATGGTGCTCTTCTCCGGTGCTAGGGTCAAACCCTTCTCTATTTCGTATGAGAAATTCCCGAATCCGCCAATTTCTCGAATCCGCCgcatttttagaaatatatattttttattttcttaattattattatttttttttaattcaaaaacaCTTTTACTCGAGACATTATCATTTAATTGTGTGGTTGTTCCTGTTAATTGTAATGAAACGTAATTGTACCAGATTGAAAAATTCCgaaaaacaacaaattattaaatttatcgatCAAAATCCAGGGATTTCGCTTACAAGAGTGTCCGCTATCTTTTCCGAAAGATTCAGACGCGTTATTTCAAGACGATCCTTAAACGACCTTAGGAGCAGAAGGAATGTATCTGCCTTGCTTTTTTCAGAATTATCTCGGAATCCATATTTAAAGTTCAATGAAATTGATGAAGATACTATGTCATGGATTGAAATGATGGAAACCAGAGGAGCAATTCTTAATGATTCGATTATTCTTACAAAGGCTGAAGACTTTGCGAAGAAACGTCTAATAACTGAGTTTAAAGCCAGTCGTGGATGgcttaaaaaatttaaaagaagacATGGGTTAAAATTGAAGAAACTTTATGGAGAATCTTCTACAGAGAATTTCTCAAATTCTGAAGTTAATGATTTTCTCATTAATATaagagcaaaaataaaattatatggtcGCGAAAATGTCTATAATGCAGATGAGACAAGATTATTTTATAAAGCTCTTCCATGTAAAAGCATTTGCAAGATCAAGAGATATGGGCATAAATTATTGAAGGATCGAATATCGATAATGTTCTGTTCAAATATGACTGGTACCGATAAACTAACACCATTCATAATTGGAAAATTCAAAAATCCTAGATGCTTTAAAAATTTTAGCTATCGAAGTTTTGTGACCTATCATAATTCAAAAAAAGCATGGATGGATTCTAAGTTTTTCCTTATTAAACTGGGAGATTTGGCaagcagaagaagaaatgatcatcgggaacggacatggctttttcaacgcatatcaatagccatcttgcgtgggaattgccattccatcttatcctctgctgctaattaaatactaaataacaGATTCAAATATGATAAtttcgtttttaaaaaaaatatatgtaaaaaaaaattttaataaaaaattataaatttcttttaagaTGCCAATCTGTAGGAAAGACAGATTTTTGTTACGACGATTTATCAAATTGAAAAGCAaaaagatattaataatatattaattaatttcttcaaaaaacaatttttttgggTTTTAGTGGTGCATGAATAGGCTTGAATGGCCACTTAATAGTCCAAGAAAGTTTGCCCTCAAATGCGAAAAAAGTTTTTTGATATACGAGTATTCCCCCGAGTACTGCCCCCTTATCAACGGAACATGTATAGTCCTCCCAATTAGTCGACAGTCGGTGACGAATTTGCCCATAAATATTCCCGTCTTGTACGTACATTCAAATACCAGGGAGGAACATTGGTAACACGTGACTATTTACAAAATTCTAAGTTATTCAATACATTTTTGTTCGAATGGGATATCAGGTTggctgaagaaaaaaacaaaatactactCGTAATTGACCAATGTCCATCTCACAAGATTTTTACAAATTTACAGCAAATTGAAATAATGTTTTTGCCGGCAAATGCTACGTGTTTATTACAGCCGATGGACCAAGGAGTCATTAAGACATTCAAGACGCTATTCAATAAAttcaaatttcttgaaattattgaaaaaaatgaaCTCGGAAAATCGTCATCTGAGGAATGTAAAGAAATAAACCTTAaggatgctttttttttaattagtctataaaaatattcaaatttgtcTCTCGAATCCGCCAAACTCTCGAATCCGCCGTAATTTCCCAGGTCCCAAAtttggcggattcgagaggttttactgtacCAAAATTTTACTCTTTGTGGTttcattaataaaatgaaattaactgCCCATAGGTATCGCGTGGCCCATGTGACAAAATAATCGCATATGTGGGAGAAGCATGAAGtcgagtaacaacaacaacaattgtcaaTTGTTGGATGAAAATAAACGAACAGAGAACATGTTTTCCTGAAACTAATTCAAAAAAAGAATCTGAATTAATTGATAAGCATGTTTTAGCTTTAATGGATCTTGAAATAAACGGAATTGAGGATAATGATACTTTGTATAATGGAAATGATGAAATTGAAGGGTCCGACTTAAAAGATTCAATGAGAATAATCAATGATCTTGAAACTTCCTTATTCAACACTTGCCCTGAAGGACTCAAAGAATACTATGAATTCAAGATAAAAATGTCGAAGattctaagaaataaatataatactggATTCAAAATAACTGattatttttcatagaataaattAATTCCTCTTTTTTAATAcgaaaaaacatattttattattaaaaatacaaatatttgcgtttgaaatataaaaattatatatacctcTATCTTAGGGGCAATGGGAGAAATCAATtaaaatgtttcagtcattattaataatgtttatttaaaaatacatgATTCTTCAAACCAATAattaattatagaaattaaaGGATCAAGGAACcaataaacatagaaataatgaaaaaaaccataaataacaagtaaaaactattcatcgcagaaaaatataaaataaatattttttagatatagaaaatgtataaaaatgggagaaatcaattaaaatgcttcagtcattattaataatgtttatagAATGATTAAAAATACATGATTCTTCAAaccaataattaattataaaattaaaggaTCAAGGAACcaataaacatagaaataatgaaaaaaaccataaataacaagtaaaaactattcatcgcagaaaaatataaaataaatattttttagatatagaaaatgtataaaaatgggagaaatcaattaaaatgcttcagtcattattaataatgtttatagAATGATTAAAAATACATGATTCTTCAAaccaataattaattataaaattaaaggaTCAAGGAACcaataaacatagaaataatgaaaaaaaccataaataacaagtaaaaacaattcatcacagaaaaatataaatacatcaacCACAAAAAGTAATGACAAACTACACGTCATATAATACGTTATtttaggaattaaataaaatcttgaaattttaaaaaaaataaaattataattttagttaTTTGCATTCAAATTACACTGTTTCAAATTATTTGTCATTGTCTCCTCATTATaataaactttgaaaaaaaatcagatagATAGTGTGCTTCTATACTAAAAACATCAATTCTCATTCTGATTCACGAGGTTACTTGATTATCTTTTAGCAGTTGTACGAGGACAATGTTGCCAGATAAGCTATTTAAATTaaacgtgtttattttattttttgattattgattttttttcgaaTTGGctctaaaatttttatttaccaAAAATGGCCAAATTGCAAGGGTTCACTGTATCGATATTTTTCATCCCTATCAAAAAATCTATTTTTGTGTATAAAGAATCAACATTGATCCCAGACTTTATGAAGTTTATCTCTAATCCAGAATTTAAATATGAGGTACAGAAAAGTCTGCGAGCTAACTTGAGTTATCAAACATGCTCCAATTATTCTCATACGATATTTGACCGCACTATACAATGCAAACTAGAGACTTGGGTACGTACCGGACTCTTGGAAAAAGTATGACGTATGATTCCAAAGCCTAGAAAAATTAAGGACCATGAAGAGAACTATCGGTCAATAAGCCTAATATGCTCCGTCTTTAAAATTATAAAACGGATTGTCTTCACAAGGCTTTCGAACTTCGTAGAGGAATCAGGTACACTTGCAGCGGAGCAGTGGGGATTCCGACGAAAAAGATCCTACGGGAATTGTTCTATATGGCTACATACAAGTCCTCATCTATATGGCTTGGAAATGGAAATAACTCACCGCGCAATGAAGGATTGGCATGTTTTCTTCAGgatctgaatattttctttttcagcgAAGAACTGGTCTCAAGGTGCCCTCATTGTAAAGCGGCGAAGAAAACAGTGGATCATCTGGCCACTAGATGTGAACGTATGCTGTATCTTGACTACACGAGACGTCATAATGAAGGTGTACGCTGTTTACATCTCCATTTTTGTCGTCTTTATGGATTGAAGAATCAGAAAAGGTTGAAGACACATTCAGTGCAGGAGGTTATATCGAATGAAAGAGTTGAGGTACGGGTGGACACTCGAATCGAGACTGATTCTACCGTTCGTTATAACAAACCTGATTTATTGGTATATGATAAAAAAGAGAACGTAATTTGGATTGTGGAAGTGGGAGTTACTTCTCAAGATAATTTACAGCGAGTAGAACTTGAAAAGTTAAGAAAATATGATTTGCTCGCTAATGAATTATCCCTGATTCACAAGGCCAAAGTGAATATAATTCCTGTTGTCCTTGCATGGGATggcattgtgtctaaatattttaaaaaatatttggactCGATCAGAGTGAGGGAACATCTGATTGCTTATATGCAATCAATCGCGCTTAAGCGTACGATGGAGAGCACTGTGCTGGACTTTCGGAGTGGTCTTTCGCAAATGGATTATGAAGCCCGGGTTGAGGAGGTACTCTCAATATACGAGGAAGCTAACGGGATCGGTGACCAAGAGATCGCGGTGCGTCGACTCGTCGAGGATGCCTACCATGTTCCTTTTCTGGATGGTTCGAAACGAGTTAAAATTGACGAAAGTGTGAACCCTGGGATGATAGATCGGGAAGATAGTGGAGCTCGTAGAGTGGACTCCGAAGGCTGAAAGGTCTTTTAAGTAATTATTTGttaacatttgttttgtttcaatcGTGTCTATACATCAATATTAAcaattagttaaatattttagagaaatattctactttttaatttataaaaaagcGTGGAACTATGCGTATTGTGAAGCTCAGCAAAGAAATTcttgaaaaaatcaaaaaaatcagagaaaaccAAGAAGAAAACACAATAGACGACAGTCCCAACAGAAAACAACGATTAAGACTAAAGCAGCTTGCGAAAAACATATGCTTTGAAAATGGAAATGTATTCTTTATTAAGAATTCAACCAAATTGTGATTTTTCGCAGAGGATGACATGACATTGAGTTGAAGCGTAAATGTATTGAGGTATTGGATTAATTAACATAAGTCGAAATCTGCGGTAGAAATACCTAAcctattccaaaatattttttattacatcGGACCACCAATCATCCTCCAAACAGACAATGAGAAAGAATTCTGTAATTCGTTAATTGACGAAGTCTGTGAAAAATATTCGATCAAGCATGTGCGTGGTAGGGCACGAGCGCCCTGGATACAAGGGCAAGTAGAGAGGTTGCCTgatggttttaattttttaaggTTCAACCAAAGCATAAAACGTTGGATATCTTCACCAAGTGCCTCTCGTGGATATTTTGGGCGATATTGTACCATAATCAAAGACATTGTTTATGATTACAATAACACAATACACTCCACAACCGGAAAAGACCTGTTCTACTTGTTTATGGGTGCTCAAAATCCAATAACGGAGTCGAAAATTGAACAATTATTATCGGGAGATGTCGACAGTGAAATTGTAAATTTCacgttgaattttaaaaaatttaatctttTTCATGTTAATTGCGTCACCCATATTTTGCATAATTGTTCAATGGAGCTCAGAAAATCTTATCCAGAAGTTGATGATGTGATAGCTAGCGTGCAAGCTTCTGTCAGGAAGAACCACAAGCGAAAATTGTTGTTTTACGAAATTGGAATTCCTCCGAAAGTTGTGTTGACGAGATGGGGGCACCTGGTTAAAGGCTGCATCTTTTTATTCAAGAAATTTAATCTCAGTGATTAACATttttgatttgattgaggacGAAGGAATACTAATGACTGCCaccaaaaatgcattgaaaattgaaaaactaGTAAAAAGCTTATGTGCAATTTCGCATAACTATTCACATATTCCAGGTTTTTCATATAGTAATTAATCTCATAGAGAAAATATTACAACTTGAAAGTAACGAATGTACAATAGAATTTGCATATTCGACGTTAAGTACACTTGACTTCGGAAAGGATGAAGCAGGGATCAAAAAATATTTAGAGAAGAGAATTTTAGAGAGCGATATGACTAAAATTATTAAtatggataataaaaataattctccAGAAGATTATTCGTTACTTCAAAACTGTCAACCATCCTCGGCATCTATCGAACGATGCTTTTCGCAATTTAGGAGTTTTATGAGGTCAAACAGAAACTTTGCTACACAAAATTTGGAAAATTATGTTATGTCcatttttaataaatagtctttaaagtattttattgtttcttatttataCTTTACAGGTTTAATCTGAgaataaataaagttaaatttttttaattttaaggttaaaaattttggtttataggttaataaagttaactttttaaggttaaatttttcaatttttaaggtATGAACTGGTTAAATTCGTATGTTTTTTTGAAGgcaaagaattaatattaaatggTATTCACTGTagataaataaatcttttaaggcctatcaaatataaatatgagaaatGTTTTGCTAGCAATTAAAGATGCTTGGATGAATGTTACTAAAGAAACTTACATATACAAGACATGAGTACAACCGATTCTCACTTACGAGTTTGAGGGCTGGTATGACACAGGTGAGAGGGTTTGTCTAATCAACAAACTCGAGAAAACGAGGCGCTACGCAATTAAGTTGCCTACGGTCTCGATCTCAACCTAGGTCGCGGGGGTAGTTTGCGACATATATACAATGCTCAGATATCGAGTTGTTATTTTTGcccaaaaatacaacaaaatgggaataaataattgagatttttgaaaattattattactagttgAGTTGTTGTGCgttcaaaatgatgaaaatgaattTAAGAAAGGGCCAGCCACCAATTAAAatcttaataaacatgaaaatacgAAAAAATAGGGTTTTGGAAAATATCCAAAAAGTATTAAATCGTTAGCAttaaaaagattaaattattgtCAAAATAAAACCAATTATATTACAGAATATCGAATACTATAAGGAATTCTGTAAGTCAACAATATATTTAATCgattttaatacatacattaaCCATTAATatacaagaataaaaagtgataaataaaagtgataaagcacaacaacaaacaaataaaattattaagaGAACAAAATTTGTTGAATCCACAACAAAAGCATTGTAAGTTGCAACGTGGTTATCTAATTACATTAGGTTTACCAGATATTTTATTATGATATAATCaaagttaattaaatatataaataataagtttGGGAAATTTGTAAAAGTGTCGAACCCTTATTtgaattctttcaatttttatctgaacgtgttagttaatggttaagacggtgatttcgtttggcttaaataataataatctcataaaaattaacaatccgtttttaaaaaatatttttaaaaaataagaaaagaacaaGCATTGAG encodes:
- the LOC115231549 gene encoding uncharacterized protein LOC115231549, with the translated sequence MATYKSSSIWLGNGNNSPRNEGLACFLQDLNIFFFSEELVSRCPHCKAAKKTVDHLATRCERMLYLDYTRRHNEGVRCLHLHFCRLYGLKNQKRLKTHSVQEVISNERVEVRVDTRIETDSTVRYNKPDLLVYDKKENVIWIVEVGVTSQDNLQRVELEKLRKYDLLANELSLIHKAKVNIIPVVLAWDGIVSKYFKKYLDSIRVREHLIAYMQSIALKRTMESTVLDFRSGLSQMDYEARVEEVLSIYEEANGIGDQEIAVRRLVEDAYHVPFLDGSKRVKIDESVNPGMIDREDSGARRVDSEG